The Candidatus Eisenbacteria bacterium nucleotide sequence GTCAGGCTCGCCAGATTCGAATCGCGCATCAGTCCGAACAAGGCGCGGTCCACGGGACTCACGCGGGGTCGCGGACCTGCCGCGCCGAACCGCTCGACGAACGCGTCGTAGTCGAGCAGCAGCCCCTCGCCGCGCGCGCCGTACTCACCCGCCAGTGCATCGTCGTAGCAGGCGCGGCAATACGCTCGCACCACCACGCCTTCGTGCAGGAACAGCGCGACCACACGATAGTCCGCGACCGCCGCAGCGCACGCGCTGCAATGCGCGGACTCGCCGAACGCGCGCTCCAGCGACTCGCGCGCCGTCGCTTCGCGCCGGGTCGCCTCGCCGCTCATCGCTCACTCCGCGCGACGAGCGGATGATGATGGAAGTAGGACGGGCCCTTCACGTGGAGTTGCAGCGCCATCCACTCGAGTCGCTCGACCAGCTCGTGTTCGCGCGCGCCTCCACGCCACCAGCGGTCGCCCTCGCCCAGCAGATCGCCAAGTCGCGCCCGCGCTCCACCACCCTCGTCCCCCGTCGACCCGGGATGAAGCGCCAACACCTGCATGTCGACCGGATCATTGGCGAAGCCGACCTCGCCCGAGATCCAATCGAGGTGTCGCATGAGCGCGAGAAATCGCCAGCGACCGCCTTCGATCGGCCAGCGCACCCAAGCGTGATTCACGGCCTGATGCCAGCTCGCCGTGGGTTGACGCGTTTCGGGCACGCAGCGTTCGATCGCCTCGCGGGCGAGCGAATCGAAGGTGGCGCGAGGGTTGCGCGGTTCCTTTCGGCGTTCTTGCGACATGGGCGCAGACTAGGGCACGCGAGCGGCGGCGGACAAGCATCGAGGCGCGACCGCCGCCCGAAGAGTTGCGCCCTCCGCACAGCTTGCGTAGCGTGACGCTGTGCCGACCTTCCTGTTCAAGACCGAACCCTCGACTTATTCGTTCGCCGACCTGGTGCGCGACCGCCACACCACCTGGGATGGCGTCTCGAACGCGCTCGCGCTCATCCATCTGCGCACCGCCAAGAAGGGCGACCTGGTGGTGATCTATCACTCCGGCGACGACCGTGCCGCGATCGGCATCGCACGCGTGACCAAGGCCGCCTATCCGGACCCCAAGCTCGAAGACCCGAGCCGGGTGGTCGTGGATCTCGAGCCGGTCGAAAAGCTGGCGCGACCCGTCTCGCTCGCCGAGTTTCGCGGCGACGCGGTGTTCAAGTCCCTCGAACTGGTCCGCAACACGCGCCTGAGCGTCATGCCGATGAGCGACGCGCAGATCGCACGATTGCGCGCGATCGTGGCGCGACCCGCCCGCGCATGACCCGCGCCGAGGCGACTCGGCGGATCGCCGCGCTCAGTGACGAAATCCGCGAGCACGATCGCCGCTACTACCTGCTCGACCAGCCGAAGATTTCCGATGCGGCCTACGACCAGCTGGTGCGCGAGCTGCTCGCGCTCGAAGCGCAGTTTCAGGACTTGCGCCGCCCCGATTCACCGAGCCAGCGTGTCGCGGGCGGGTTGCGCTCCGCGTTCAGGAAGGTCCAACACCTCGCTCCGATGCGCTCGATCGACTCGCTGATGGAGCGCGAGGAGATCGAGGAGTTCGACGAGCGCGTGAAACGCCTGCTCGAGCGGGAGCAGGTCGACTACGTGGCAGAACCCAAGTTCGACGGCCTGTCGGTCGAGCTGGTGTACGAAGACGGCACCTTCGTGCTCGGTTCGACGCGCGGAGACGGCGAGACCGGCGAGGACATCACCGAAAACCTGCGCACGATCCGGGCACTGCCCTTGCGCCTCGCGTCTGCCAAAGGCGTGCCGGCGGCACGCGGCCGCATGGCGGTGCGCGGCGAAGCGCTGATGCCGCTCGCGGAATTCGAAGCGCTGAACAAGCGCCTCGTCGAAGCGAACGAAGAGCCGTTCGCGAGCGCGCGCAATTCGGCCGCCGGCACGGTGCGCCAGCTCGATCCGAAGGTCACGGCCGAACGCAGACTCGACCTCTATGCCTACGAGGTCACCTTCGCGGAAGGTCTCGAGTTCGAAAGCCAACGTGGCATGCTCGCGGCGCTGCGCGGGTGGGGCTTTCACGTCGAGGAGCGGGTCGAGCACTGCCGCACCATCGGCGAAGCGGCCGACTTTCACGCGCGGCTCGCCGCGGAGCGGGATCGTCTGCCGTACGAGATCGACGGCGTGGTCATCAAGGTGGATCGGCGTGACTGGCAGGCGCAGCTCGGCATGAAGTCGCGTAGCCCGCGCTGGGCGGTCGCCCTCAAGTTTCCGCCGCGCATCGAGGTCACGAAACTGCTCGACATCGCGGTCCAGGTCGGTCGCACCGGCAAGCTCACGCCGGTCGCGATGCTCCAGCCGGTCGACGTGTCGGGCGTCACGGTGAGCCGAGCGACGCTTCACAATCAGGACGAACTGGATCGCAAGGATGTCCGCATCGGCGACACGGTGCGCATCCGTCGTGCCGGCGACGTGATTCCCGAAGTCGTCGAAGTGCTCATGGACCAGCGCCCGCGCGGCACCAAACGATTCGAGCTGCCGTCGAAGTGTCCGGTGTGTGGCGCGCCGGTCGAGAAGATCGGCGCGAATCACCTCTGCACCAACGGCCTCGCGTGCCCCGCACAGCTGCACGGTCACATCGTCCACTTCTGCGCACGCGGCGCCATGGACATCACCGGACTCGGCGACAAGACGGTGAAGCAGCTGATCGACCAGCGGCTGGTCAAAAACCTCGCCGACCTCTATCGCCTCACCCCCATCGACCTCGCCAGTCTCGAAGGTTTCGCGGAGAAGTCGATCGAGAATCTGATCGCGGCACTCGAGGCGAGCAAGAAGCCACGCCTCGATCGCTTTCTGTTCGCGCTCGGCGTCGACCACGTCGGGAGCACCGTGGCGCAGGTGCTGGCCGAGGAGTTCGGCGGCCTGGAGAAGCTCGCGGATGCGGATGAAGCGCGGCTGCAGAGCATTCACGGCATCGGTCCTGAGGTCGCCCACGCGGTGGCGAGCTTCTTCGGCGGCGCGCGCAATCGAAAGGTGCTGGCGTCACTGCGCGAACTCGGCGTGCGTCCGGTCGCCGCCGCGCGCCCTGCCGGTCCACAGCCGCTGGCGGGCGAGACCGTGGTGTTCACAGGGACGCTCGAGCAGCTCGCGCGACCCGAAGCGGCTCGTCGCGCGGAAGCGGCCGGGGCGCGCATCGCCTCGGGGATCAGCAAGAAGGTCACACTGGTCATCGCCGGGCCCGGCGCCGGCTCCAAGCTCGATGAGGCGAACAAGCTGGGGCTCAAGGTGATCGACGAGGCGGCGTTTCTGAAGCGCGTCGGAGGGAAGTGATGAACAATCAGGACGTCGCACGCGTGCTCGAACAGCTCGCCACCATGCTCGAGATCGACGGCGCGAATCCGTTCCGGGTGCGCGCCTATCGCGAGGGCGGCCGCATCGTGGGCTCGCTCCCGCAACCGGTGGCGACGCTCGCCGCCGAGGCCGGCGCGCTCGAGGCGCTCAAGGGCATCGGCAAGGACCTGGCGCAGAAGATTCGCGACCTGGTCGCGAGCGGTTCGACCGAACTGTTCGACGAGCTCAAGCTGCGGATTCCGCTCGAGGTGGTGGCGCTCACCGAGTTGCAGGGGCTGGGCCCCAAGCGGGTGCAGACGCTCATGACCGAGCTGAAGGTGAAGGATCGCGCGACGCTCGAGGCGGCCGCGAAGGCCGGCAAGCTGCGCGACCTCCCGGGCTTCGGCGAGAAGGTCGAGCAGAACGTGCTCAAGGCGCTCGCGACCGCTGAGCAGTCGAGCGGGCGCATGCTCATGGCCGGTGCGTGGGGGGTCGCGCACGAGTTGCTGGCGCGCGTGAAGGCAGTGAAGGGCGTCCATCACGCGGAACTCGCGGGTTCGTTCCGGCGGCGGCGCGAAACGATCGGCGATCTGGATGTGCTCGCGACCGGAGGTCGCGCCGAAACCGTCATGGAGGTGTTCGTCACGCACCCGGACGTGGTCGACGTGCTCGGCCGCGGCGACACCAAGTCGTCGGTGCGATTGCGAAACGGCCTCCAGGTGGACCTTCGCCACGTTCCCGATGCGAGCTTCGGCGCGGCGTTGCTCTACTTTACCGGCAGCAAGGCGCACAACATCGAGTTGCGAAAGAGGGCGATCGACAAGGGATGGTCGCTCAATGAATACGGGCTCACGAAGGGCGAGCGCACGATCGCCGGTCGCACCGAGGAAGAGATCTACCAGGCGCTCGGGCTCGCCTGGATTCCGCCCGAGCTTCGCGAGTCGAACGGCGAGCTCGAGCTGGCCGCCGCAGGCAAGCTCCCGAAGCTGATCGAGCTCGACGACATCCGCGGCGACCTGCACATGCACTCGACCCGTAGCGACGGCAAGGACACGCTCGAGGCCATGGTGAAAGCCGCTCGCGATCGCGGGCTCGAGTACGTCGCGATCACCGAGCACTCGAAAGTGTTGCCGATGACCCGCGGATTCGACGACGCACGCGTGGCGAAGTCGGTGGCGGAGATCGAGGCGGTGCGTCGTGCCGTGCCGGGCATTGAAGTGCTGCACGGCCTCGAAGTCGACATTCTCGGTGACGGGTCGCTCGATCTGGGCGACGAAGCGCTCGGGCTGCTCGATTGGGTCGTGATCTCGCTGCATACGCGTCTCGGTATGGAGCGCGACGAGATGACGTCGCGCGTGCTGCGAGCCCTCGATCACCCCGCGGTCGCCGCGATGGGTCACCCGACCGCGCGCCGCATCGGTCAGCGCGACGCCGTGGCGATCGACCTCGATGCGGTGTTCGAGCGTGCGGCCGCGCGCGGGGTTGCGATGGAACTGAGTGCTCAGCCGGACCGCACCGACCTCGACGACGTGAACGCGCGCCGCGCGGCGGCACTCGGCTGCTCGTTCGTCATCGACACCGACGCGCACGCCACCTCGCAGCTCGAGCTGATGCGCTACGGCGTCTTCACCGCGCGGCGTGCCGGGCTTTCGAAGAACGCGATTCTCAATACCATGCCGTTCGCGAAGCTCGAGGAGCGGCTTGCGAAGCGCCGAACCGCCACGCCCGGGAAGGGCGTCGCCCCGTCAAAGCTCGCGGTCCCGAAGGCGGCGAAATCGAAGGCGGGCAAGCCGAAGGCTGCGGGGCGTGCGAAATCGGCGGCACCGACCCGCAAGCGGTCCGCGAAGTAATTTCGAAACGGCGGCGAAATGCGTTGACGCTCCCCCGGCACCGCCGCAGTATCCAAATCGTCCCGTGAGGCACGGCGCGTCAGCGCTTCGCTCGCCTTCACGGGCTTTTTGCTCTGCGGTGGCCGCCGGACCGCCCCCGAGCATCCTGATCACTCCTCTCCAAGGTTGAAGGAGGCCGCAGGTGATCCCACTGATTCCTTCGTTCTCGAAGTTCGGCTTCATCGTCGCATCGGTGCGCAGTGCCGGTGCGCGCGTCCTGACTCCGGTTCTCGCACTCGCGCTCGTGTTCGGATTCTCGACGCGCGCGCTCGCGGTGGACGTCAACATCACCGCCGACAATGCCTATGTCTTCGATTACGGTCCGGCTGCAGGACCGACCTCACTGTTCGGCGGGGTCGAGAACTGTCTGTCGTCTGAAATCTTCTCGTGCGGACCGGGACCCGAGGCCTATCTCGGGGTGCCGGCGCTCTCCGGTGAGTATCTCTATGTCGTCACCTGGAGCGATGGTGGCGTGACTCAGGGCGTCCTGGGTGACTTCACCGATGGATCGACGATCGTGCGCACCGGCCAGCAGGGTTGGCAGGTCTTCGCGACTGGTCTCGACATCGATCCCGACTGCGGACCCGGGTCGAGTGTTCCGTCGCTCGCCACGGTCACCACTCAGATCGGTCTGGCAAATTCCAACTCGGGCGGCGTGAATTCGAGCGTCGGCTGGGTGGGACCCACCGGAGGTTCGCTGGGAACCATCGGCGTACTCGCGATCGGAGAACTGAATGACTCCGCGGCGGGCAACTTCCCGATCGTCTGCAACATTCTGAACAACGCTCGTTGGATGTGGTACAACCCGGACCCGTTGAGCATCACGGATCCGTTCCGCATCGGAGCGGCGCCAAATCTCCCGAACGACAACAACGAGTTCCTGATCTTCCGGCTGCCTGCGGAAATCGCAACGTCGATCGGTGGCAAGACCTGGGGCCGTCTCAAGGTCTCGTACCGCTAGTCGCGGATTCATCACGGTTTCGAAACCGACCGCGCCCGGCACGCGGTCGGTTTTCGTTCGCGCGGCACGCCGCCGCACCATCACGGTTCTCTCTCGGAGGTCGTCATGCGCTCGCTTCGTTCGAACTCCTGCCTGGCCCTCGCGCTCCTCTGCGTGTGCGCCGCCCCGACCCGTGCACTCGCCGGCGTACCCTCGCCGCTCAACACTACGATCCCGCTCAACATCGTCGTGTGCCCTCAGGCGGACATCCCGTTCACCATGGTCGTGCGCGACGCAGCGAACAATCCGGTGGTCGGGAGCTTCGTCGAGCTGAATTTCTCGACGTGCAGCGTTCCGGCCGCCTACCCGAATGACGTCCCGGTGCGGTTCTGCCCGAGCGATCCGGGACCCGGGATCACGCCGATCGGACCCGGGCACGTTGCGGCACTCACCAACGCGGCGGGCGTGGTCACGTTCTTCCTTCGCGCGGGCGGCGTGTGCGTGGGCAGCGCGGTCGAGATTCGCGCCGACGGTGTGAGTCTTGGCCAGCGCGGCGCCGCCTCGCCCGATCAGAATGGCAGCCTGTCGGTGTTCTCGAATCCCGACGCGCTCGAACTGGTGGCGAAGGAGAGTGTCGCGCTCTACGACGTCACTGCGGACCTGGACTCCGACGGCGATACGAACACGGATGCCGGCGACATCGCCGTGTACGACGCGCACGCGGGCCACACGTGCGATGCGCGGACGCCGACGCGTGATGCAAGCTGGGGTCGGCTGAAGACGATTTACCGCTAGACCGCGCGCTACCCGATCTTCTCGGCGATGCTCTTGGCCTGCAGGAACAGCAGCAGATAGTCACGCCCGCCGGCCTTGGAATCGGTCCCGCTCATGTTGAAGCCGCCGAACGGATGGCAGCCCACCATGGCGCCCGTGCACTTGCGGTTGAGGTAGAGGTTACCGACGAAGAATTCGTGCCGCGCGCGCTCGAGCTTGGTGGCATTCTTCGTATAGACCGCACCGGTGAGCCCGAACTCGGTGTTGTTCGCGATCGCCAGGGCGTCGTCGTAGTCCTTCGCGCGGATGATCGCGAGCACCGGGCCGAAGATCTCCTCCTGCGCCAGCCGCGCGGTCGGCGCGATGTCGTCGAACACGGTCGGCTGCACGAACCAGCCATCGGCCCCGGTGACGCGCGCGCCGCCGGTGAGCAGCTTGCCCTCGGTCTTCCCGACGTCGATGTACGAGAGAATCGTCTTCATCGCGCGCTCGCTGGCGACCGGTCCCAGATAAGTACCGTAGGCCGCGGGATCGCCGACGTTGATGAATGTCGGCATCACCGCCATGAGCTTCGCGACGAATGCATCGTGCACCTTGTCCACCACGATCGCGCGTGAACACGCCGAACACTTCTGACCGCCGAAGCCGAAGGCCGCCTGTGCCACACCCAGCGCCGCGGCGTCGAGGTCCGCTTCGTCGTCGATCAGGATCGCGTCCTTGCCGCCCATCTCCGCGACCACGCGCTTGAGCCAGATCTGCCCCGGCTGCACTTCGGCCGCGAGCTTGTTGATGCCGATGCCCACCGGCTTGGAGCCGGTAAAACTCACGAAGCGGGTCTTCGGGTGGCGCACCAGCGTATCGCCGACCACGCCGCCGGCTCCGGTGACGAAGTTGAACACGCCGGGCGGAAGCCCGACTTCCTCCATGAGCTGATGGAACTGCCACGCGATCGCGGGCGTGTCGCTCGCCGGCTTCACGACCACGGTATTGCCGGTCACGATCGCAGCGGTGGTCATGCCGACGCAGATCGCGAGCGGGAAGTTCCACGGCGGGATCACCGCGCCGACCCCGATCGGCAGGTACACCATCGTGTCCTTCTCACCCGGCATCTGATGGATCGGATGAGGTGCGTCGTAGCGCAGCATCTCGCGCGCGTAGAACTCCATGAAGTCGATCGCTTCGGCGGTGTCGGCGTCGGCTTCACCCCAGCTCTTTCCCACTTCGAGCACCATCCAGGCGGAGAACCAGTGCCGGCGCTCGCGCATGCGGCGCGCGGCTTCGACGAGATACGCGGCGCGCTCGGCCGCCGGCACGCGGCTCCAGGTGCGGAAGGCATCGAACGCGGTGTCGATCGCGCGATTCGCCTGCTCGACCGTCCCCGACTGAAAGCGACCGAGCACCTCGCTCGGATGCGCGGGGTTCGTGGAGTCGAAGGTTCCCGATCCCTTCAGACGCTCGCCGCCGATGACGAGCGGGTACTCCTTCCCCATCTCGGCGCGCACCGAAGCGAGTGCGGCCTCGAACGCCGCGCGATGATCGGGCTTGGAGAAGTCGACGTAGGTCGTCGGCGAGTACTCCGGCAGCGACTTGGAGTCGACCGGCGCGATGGATCGGGACGGGGTCACCGTCATGAGGTCCTCCGGGAGTCGGGCGCCACGCGCCCAGTCAGAACCACGAATCGCGCGCAGTCTAGCGGAGGCGATGGAGGTCGGGAAGCCTCGCGCGCGGGAGTTTGTGGCCGCTCGAGGTGATCGCCATACTGCGCCGCCATGCGCCACGGCCTCGCCATACGAATGCTGATCGGACTCGCGCTCGGAGCCCTGCTGGGCCTCGCCGCGAATGCGCTGTTCGCGGGCTCTCCGGCGCTCGAGCGTGTGATTCGCTACGGCACCGAACCGGCCGGCAAGCTGTTCCTGAGACTTCTGTTCATGCTGGTCATCCCGCTCATCGTGTCGGCGCTCTCGCTCGGAGTTTCGGGCCTCGGCGACGTGAGGCGACTCGGTCGCATCGGGTTGAAGACGTTCGCTTACACGGTGGTGGTGTCGATCGTGGCGGTGCTGATCGGCGTCGCGATCATCAACCTGCTGCATCCGGGCGTCGGCCTCTCCCCCGCATTGCGAGAGCGGCTCGCGGCATCGCACTCCGGAGCTCCTGCGGCCGCGCCCGCGAGCGTGAGCGGTGTGGACTTCGTCCTCAACCTGGTCCCGAGCAATCCGATCAAGGCGATGGTCGAGGGCGACATGCTCGCGGTCATGGTGTTCGCGCTGTTCCTGGGCATCGGACTCGCGCTGACACGCACGGAGCCCGCGCGACGAATGGAAGAAGCGCTCCAGGGTCTCTACGACGTCGTCATGCGCCTGCTCGATCTGATCCTGCAGATCGCGCCGATCGGAGTCGCGTGCCTGCTGTTCACGCTCACCGCGCGACTCGGCCTCGAGGTGCTGTGGTCGCTCGGCGGCTACGTGTTCGCGGTCGTGCTGGCGCTGGCGATCCATCAGTTCGTCGTGTACTCGATCTCGGTCGCGTGGCTCGGCGGGATGAGTCCGCTCAAGTTCTTTCGCGCGATCCGCGAAGCCATGCTGACCGCGTTCTCGACCGCATCGAGCAACGCGACGCTTCCCACTTCGTTGCGGGTCGCGGAGCGCGAGTTGGGCCTGCCGCCCTACGTGAGCCGCTTCGTGCTGACGCTCGGATCGACCGCGAACCAGAATGGCACCGCGCTGTTCGAAGGAATGACGGTGCTGTTCCTGGCGCAGTTCTACGGCATCGAGCTGTCGCTCGCGCAGCAGGTGAGCGTGGTGTTCGTCTGCGTGCTGGGCGGGATCGGGACCGCGGGCGTTCCGGCCGGCTCGATCCCGGTGATCGCCATGATCCTGGGCATGGTCGGCATACCCGCCGAAGGCATCGGCATGATCCTCGGCGTCGATCGATTCCTCGACATGTGCCGAACGACGCTCAATGTGACTGGAGACCTCGCCGCCGCCGTCGTGGTATCGCGCGGTGAGCCGCGGACCTTCGCCGCGGATTGAGCCGCTGCCGCTGTTCGACCTGACCGAACTCAGCGGCGACGGAAGTTCGACCTGCTCGAACTCCTGGAATATCGCTTGCTCCAGCTGCGACGCATGCGACTCTCGAGGCTGGAATCGATGCCCCGACCCTCGTCAGGAGTTCTCATGCGCGCTGCAAATTCGATCGCCGTGTGTCTCGTCGCA carries:
- a CDS encoding EVE domain-containing protein, with the translated sequence MPTFLFKTEPSTYSFADLVRDRHTTWDGVSNALALIHLRTAKKGDLVVIYHSGDDRAAIGIARVTKAAYPDPKLEDPSRVVVDLEPVEKLARPVSLAEFRGDAVFKSLELVRNTRLSVMPMSDAQIARLRAIVARPARA
- the ligA gene encoding NAD-dependent DNA ligase LigA, with the translated sequence MTRAEATRRIAALSDEIREHDRRYYLLDQPKISDAAYDQLVRELLALEAQFQDLRRPDSPSQRVAGGLRSAFRKVQHLAPMRSIDSLMEREEIEEFDERVKRLLEREQVDYVAEPKFDGLSVELVYEDGTFVLGSTRGDGETGEDITENLRTIRALPLRLASAKGVPAARGRMAVRGEALMPLAEFEALNKRLVEANEEPFASARNSAAGTVRQLDPKVTAERRLDLYAYEVTFAEGLEFESQRGMLAALRGWGFHVEERVEHCRTIGEAADFHARLAAERDRLPYEIDGVVIKVDRRDWQAQLGMKSRSPRWAVALKFPPRIEVTKLLDIAVQVGRTGKLTPVAMLQPVDVSGVTVSRATLHNQDELDRKDVRIGDTVRIRRAGDVIPEVVEVLMDQRPRGTKRFELPSKCPVCGAPVEKIGANHLCTNGLACPAQLHGHIVHFCARGAMDITGLGDKTVKQLIDQRLVKNLADLYRLTPIDLASLEGFAEKSIENLIAALEASKKPRLDRFLFALGVDHVGSTVAQVLAEEFGGLEKLADADEARLQSIHGIGPEVAHAVASFFGGARNRKVLASLRELGVRPVAAARPAGPQPLAGETVVFTGTLEQLARPEAARRAEAAGARIASGISKKVTLVIAGPGAGSKLDEANKLGLKVIDEAAFLKRVGGK
- the polX gene encoding DNA polymerase/3'-5' exonuclease PolX, with translation MNNQDVARVLEQLATMLEIDGANPFRVRAYREGGRIVGSLPQPVATLAAEAGALEALKGIGKDLAQKIRDLVASGSTELFDELKLRIPLEVVALTELQGLGPKRVQTLMTELKVKDRATLEAAAKAGKLRDLPGFGEKVEQNVLKALATAEQSSGRMLMAGAWGVAHELLARVKAVKGVHHAELAGSFRRRRETIGDLDVLATGGRAETVMEVFVTHPDVVDVLGRGDTKSSVRLRNGLQVDLRHVPDASFGAALLYFTGSKAHNIELRKRAIDKGWSLNEYGLTKGERTIAGRTEEEIYQALGLAWIPPELRESNGELELAAAGKLPKLIELDDIRGDLHMHSTRSDGKDTLEAMVKAARDRGLEYVAITEHSKVLPMTRGFDDARVAKSVAEIEAVRRAVPGIEVLHGLEVDILGDGSLDLGDEALGLLDWVVISLHTRLGMERDEMTSRVLRALDHPAVAAMGHPTARRIGQRDAVAIDLDAVFERAAARGVAMELSAQPDRTDLDDVNARRAAALGCSFVIDTDAHATSQLELMRYGVFTARRAGLSKNAILNTMPFAKLEERLAKRRTATPGKGVAPSKLAVPKAAKSKAGKPKAAGRAKSAAPTRKRSAK
- the pruA gene encoding L-glutamate gamma-semialdehyde dehydrogenase, producing MTVTPSRSIAPVDSKSLPEYSPTTYVDFSKPDHRAAFEAALASVRAEMGKEYPLVIGGERLKGSGTFDSTNPAHPSEVLGRFQSGTVEQANRAIDTAFDAFRTWSRVPAAERAAYLVEAARRMRERRHWFSAWMVLEVGKSWGEADADTAEAIDFMEFYAREMLRYDAPHPIHQMPGEKDTMVYLPIGVGAVIPPWNFPLAICVGMTTAAIVTGNTVVVKPASDTPAIAWQFHQLMEEVGLPPGVFNFVTGAGGVVGDTLVRHPKTRFVSFTGSKPVGIGINKLAAEVQPGQIWLKRVVAEMGGKDAILIDDEADLDAAALGVAQAAFGFGGQKCSACSRAIVVDKVHDAFVAKLMAVMPTFINVGDPAAYGTYLGPVASERAMKTILSYIDVGKTEGKLLTGGARVTGADGWFVQPTVFDDIAPTARLAQEEIFGPVLAIIRAKDYDDALAIANNTEFGLTGAVYTKNATKLERARHEFFVGNLYLNRKCTGAMVGCHPFGGFNMSGTDSKAGGRDYLLLFLQAKSIAEKIG
- a CDS encoding dicarboxylate/amino acid:cation symporter; this encodes MLIGLALGALLGLAANALFAGSPALERVIRYGTEPAGKLFLRLLFMLVIPLIVSALSLGVSGLGDVRRLGRIGLKTFAYTVVVSIVAVLIGVAIINLLHPGVGLSPALRERLAASHSGAPAAAPASVSGVDFVLNLVPSNPIKAMVEGDMLAVMVFALFLGIGLALTRTEPARRMEEALQGLYDVVMRLLDLILQIAPIGVACLLFTLTARLGLEVLWSLGGYVFAVVLALAIHQFVVYSISVAWLGGMSPLKFFRAIREAMLTAFSTASSNATLPTSLRVAERELGLPPYVSRFVLTLGSTANQNGTALFEGMTVLFLAQFYGIELSLAQQVSVVFVCVLGGIGTAGVPAGSIPVIAMILGMVGIPAEGIGMILGVDRFLDMCRTTLNVTGDLAAAVVVSRGEPRTFAAD